The following are encoded together in the Bacillota bacterium genome:
- a CDS encoding molybdopterin-dependent oxidoreductase, with amino-acid sequence MREIKKVACNLCHKSCGMLACLENGVIIKIAEDPGYPFNIGAQCSKGASALEDLNHPNRINYPLKRVGERGSGRFARVSWEEALDDIAGRLVQLKKEYGAEAISSINGANRADDLARRRFFNLLGSPNVCHTVPVCWIPNFLVEASSYGWAAFDSNVTGGARCIVIWGFNPGASYVTEMKKILQARETFGTKIIVIDPRFSETAAKADLWLPIRPNSDNALALAWLNVIINEGLYDMEFVSEWTVGFGELAERVQEYTPEWAAEKTGISAELIIEAARMYATSKPACIMWGVATDQLGRGSTAGAQARVALRAICGNLDVPGGDVMPGPHPTFITDWEMELNEKLPEEQRAKQLGSDRFKLNSWPGYQLITENLVRVWGKSIPAEWFCEANPPVLFRAMATGKPYPVKAAIVLADNPLVSYANTKLVYQALKNLDLLVVMEYWMTPTAVLADYVLPAASWLERPVLTTTYGVSDWLVASERAIKPLYERKTDYEFWRELGIRLGQEEYWPWETDEEVFKYRLEKLGYEIESYEEFVQKYRYDFAPREYRKYLTRGFATPSGKVELKNSTLERLGYDPLPHYVEPPFSPESNPELARHYPLALITSGSFRGEGRGKMKGRAMRSEPRVAINPRLAEELGIQDDDWVWIETPAGKVRQRAVITDAVAPGVIQAEKSRWPVGREGKTPDLAEIFEFNINVCLDDDPDTCDEACGSWCTRGVLCRIAKVDAS; translated from the coding sequence ATGAGGGAGATTAAAAAGGTGGCGTGCAACCTGTGCCACAAGAGCTGTGGGATGCTGGCCTGCCTCGAGAACGGCGTAATCATAAAAATTGCGGAGGATCCCGGTTATCCCTTTAATATTGGAGCACAATGCTCGAAAGGGGCTTCAGCGCTGGAAGATTTAAATCACCCGAACCGTATTAACTACCCGCTGAAAAGAGTCGGAGAAAGAGGCTCGGGCCGGTTTGCAAGGGTGAGCTGGGAAGAAGCGCTGGATGACATCGCCGGGCGCCTGGTCCAGCTCAAAAAAGAGTACGGCGCCGAGGCCATATCCTCCATAAACGGCGCCAACCGTGCCGACGATCTGGCGCGCAGGCGCTTCTTCAACCTGCTGGGAAGCCCCAATGTTTGTCATACGGTTCCGGTTTGCTGGATCCCCAATTTTCTGGTAGAGGCATCATCCTATGGCTGGGCCGCCTTTGACAGTAACGTCACGGGCGGGGCCAGATGTATAGTAATCTGGGGTTTTAATCCCGGAGCTTCTTATGTTACCGAAATGAAAAAGATCCTCCAGGCCAGAGAAACCTTCGGCACCAAAATCATCGTCATCGACCCCCGCTTCAGCGAAACAGCCGCAAAAGCCGATCTCTGGCTGCCCATCAGGCCGAACAGCGACAACGCCCTGGCCCTGGCCTGGCTCAACGTCATCATCAACGAAGGGCTGTACGACATGGAATTCGTAAGCGAGTGGACCGTAGGCTTTGGAGAGCTGGCCGAGCGGGTGCAGGAATACACCCCCGAATGGGCAGCAGAGAAGACCGGGATTTCAGCCGAACTGATAATAGAAGCCGCCAGGATGTACGCAACCTCCAAGCCAGCCTGCATCATGTGGGGAGTAGCCACCGATCAGCTGGGGAGAGGGAGCACCGCAGGAGCCCAGGCGAGAGTAGCCCTGAGGGCGATCTGCGGCAACCTCGACGTGCCCGGAGGGGACGTCATGCCCGGACCCCACCCCACCTTCATCACAGACTGGGAAATGGAACTCAACGAAAAGCTGCCAGAGGAGCAGAGAGCCAAGCAGCTGGGGTCCGACCGGTTCAAGCTCAACAGCTGGCCGGGGTATCAGTTGATAACCGAGAACCTGGTGCGGGTCTGGGGGAAGAGCATACCGGCCGAATGGTTCTGCGAAGCCAACCCGCCGGTATTATTCCGGGCGATGGCCACCGGAAAACCCTACCCCGTCAAAGCAGCGATAGTGCTGGCCGACAACCCCCTGGTATCCTACGCCAACACCAAGCTGGTCTATCAAGCCTTGAAAAACCTCGACCTCCTCGTAGTCATGGAATACTGGATGACACCCACAGCAGTACTTGCGGACTACGTGTTGCCGGCAGCATCCTGGCTGGAAAGGCCAGTACTGACCACAACATACGGCGTTTCCGACTGGCTGGTAGCCTCGGAGAGGGCAATCAAGCCCCTGTACGAACGCAAAACCGACTATGAATTCTGGAGAGAACTCGGCATCAGGCTCGGGCAGGAAGAATACTGGCCCTGGGAAACCGACGAAGAAGTCTTCAAATACCGTCTTGAGAAGCTCGGTTACGAAATAGAGAGCTACGAAGAATTCGTTCAAAAATACCGCTACGACTTTGCGCCCAGGGAATACAGGAAATACCTGACCCGGGGATTTGCGACACCATCCGGGAAGGTGGAGCTGAAAAACTCCACACTGGAGAGGCTGGGTTACGACCCCCTGCCGCATTATGTGGAGCCGCCGTTCAGCCCTGAATCGAACCCAGAGCTGGCGAGACATTATCCTTTGGCCCTGATAACCAGCGGGAGTTTTCGTGGGGAAGGACGGGGTAAAATGAAAGGTAGGGCAATGCGTTCGGAACCGCGGGTTGCAATTAATCCTCGGTTGGCAGAGGAACTCGGCATCCAAGATGATGATTGGGTCTGGATCGAAACACCGGCCGGAAAAGTCAGGCAGAGAGCAGTGATCACCGATGCGGTGGCGCCAGGCGTTATTCAGGCAGAAAAAAGCCGCTGGCCTGTGGGGAGAGAAGGCAAAACTCCTGATCTTGCAGAAATCTTTGAGTTTAATATCAACGTCTGCCTTGACGACGACCCTGACACCTGCGACGAGGCCTGCGGAAGCTGGTGCACCCGCGGTGTTTTATGCCGGATAGCGAAGGTGGATGCTTCGTGA
- a CDS encoding DUF2064 domain-containing protein, protein MQSAIVVFTKVPKTGDVKTRLTTEGGGILTPEEAKRFYEACLLDVIDACIASACGDFYICYNAKGDRDHLEELLGSVSDRRAIKGVYADQGGTFDQCMQYAADYILKDGCGGRLADSVLIVGGDLPSLQPATIREAVNKLERLASSESGQKAAKKLGGNGAPIGAAIVEGACQEGGFSLVGYTCTTPLEFDGVFYNRDGVTALDALVYKASERNIPFGLVEMIPDVDIPADLASLISALNALKLAARYDTAVFLPKRTIKAVEEMGLVASAAPSQR, encoded by the coding sequence GTGCAAAGTGCAATTGTTGTTTTCACAAAAGTACCAAAAACAGGAGATGTCAAAACAAGACTTACAACCGAGGGCGGAGGCATCTTGACACCGGAAGAAGCAAAACGGTTTTACGAAGCCTGTTTGCTTGATGTTATAGACGCCTGCATTGCCTCGGCATGCGGGGATTTCTATATATGCTACAACGCAAAGGGTGACCGCGATCATCTGGAAGAATTGCTCGGCTCCGTTTCTGACCGGCGGGCGATCAAAGGTGTTTATGCCGATCAGGGCGGTACTTTTGACCAGTGCATGCAGTATGCGGCCGATTATATATTGAAAGATGGATGCGGCGGCAGACTGGCCGACAGTGTGCTCATTGTCGGCGGAGACCTGCCGTCATTGCAGCCTGCGACGATAAGAGAAGCAGTTAATAAACTGGAGAGACTGGCGTCAAGCGAATCCGGCCAAAAGGCCGCGAAGAAGCTCGGGGGGAACGGTGCCCCCATAGGTGCAGCCATAGTGGAGGGCGCCTGCCAGGAGGGCGGTTTTTCTCTTGTGGGTTACACCTGCACCACGCCCCTTGAATTCGACGGGGTGTTTTACAACAGGGATGGCGTTACCGCCCTGGATGCACTGGTTTATAAAGCATCCGAGCGCAACATCCCCTTCGGCCTTGTCGAAATGATACCTGATGTGGATATCCCGGCTGACCTGGCCAGCCTGATATCAGCGCTAAACGCCCTGAAACTTGCGGCAAGATACGATACTGCGGTCTTCCTGCCAAAAAGGACAATCAAAGCGGTTGAGGAGATGGGGCTTGTGGCTTCAGCAGCGCCGTCACAGCGTTAG
- a CDS encoding (Fe-S)-binding protein encodes MGKEPHSQLAMLAQECQDCGLCLGACDLLAEAAGTPGELAQGGVGAYEAYSCFLCDRCAAACPLGLKPSAIFAARRIVAVEKGEIDPDEYSYLFPDREESIMRLYRRYYNIDYSDIAAGKGTETCFFPGCTLMTYSPVLTREVYRRLRAGCGCRGILTDCCGKPLSQMGLRQRAEQAARSLMNKMAHIGVKRVIVACPGCYYHLRHLLEQEGIEVLTVYEVLDFQRQMPENAPLCTVHDSCPDRFEGIFAAQVREALRKDGYELVEMPFSGRDAPCCGSGGQVSHFRPELAEKLVEKRLSEAEKSGAEILIAYCLSCVLNFAGKPSGIKARHALNLLLGHEEDYSDVKARALQIFTEPEPTE; translated from the coding sequence ATGGGAAAAGAACCGCATAGCCAGCTAGCTATGTTGGCGCAAGAATGCCAGGATTGCGGCTTATGCTTGGGCGCATGTGATTTGCTGGCTGAAGCAGCAGGAACGCCGGGCGAGCTGGCGCAAGGCGGGGTAGGGGCCTATGAAGCTTATAGCTGCTTCTTGTGTGACAGGTGTGCAGCGGCTTGTCCACTCGGCCTGAAGCCCTCAGCTATCTTCGCTGCCAGGCGAATTGTTGCGGTTGAAAAAGGAGAAATAGACCCCGACGAGTATAGCTATCTTTTTCCCGACCGGGAAGAAAGCATCATGCGCCTGTACCGGCGTTACTACAATATTGATTACAGTGATATCGCGGCAGGTAAAGGCACCGAAACGTGTTTCTTCCCCGGCTGTACCCTGATGACGTATTCCCCGGTGTTGACCAGGGAGGTTTACCGGAGGCTTAGAGCCGGATGCGGATGCCGGGGAATACTTACGGATTGCTGCGGAAAACCTCTGAGCCAGATGGGACTAAGGCAGAGGGCTGAACAGGCAGCCCGTAGTCTGATGAACAAGATGGCGCATATAGGCGTCAAGAGAGTTATAGTAGCCTGCCCCGGATGTTATTATCACCTGCGCCATTTGCTGGAGCAGGAGGGAATAGAAGTTCTGACCGTTTATGAGGTTCTGGATTTTCAAAGACAGATGCCGGAGAATGCGCCCTTGTGTACGGTGCACGACTCATGCCCCGACAGGTTTGAGGGAATTTTTGCTGCCCAGGTGCGTGAGGCGCTCCGAAAAGACGGGTACGAACTGGTAGAAATGCCTTTCAGCGGGAGGGATGCTCCATGCTGCGGGAGCGGCGGGCAGGTCTCCCATTTCAGGCCGGAGCTGGCGGAAAAACTGGTAGAGAAGAGGCTGAGTGAGGCAGAAAAGTCTGGCGCAGAAATTCTCATTGCTTATTGTCTCAGCTGCGTGCTTAATTTTGCCGGTAAGCCCTCCGGCATAAAGGCAAGGCATGCATTGAACCTCCTGTTAGGACATGAAGAAGACTACTCTGATGTTAAGGCACGGGCCCTGCAGATATTTACAGAACCAGAACCAACCGAATAA
- a CDS encoding 4Fe-4S binding protein yields MDNEQLAKSLQQILGLRWSPVALRLMRPGEGIPEGLMEPPMPLRHCQSIIVARRGNCLYLPPRKHACPDGAGVLGLVEMSPKLRSGELYLLFKKLPNLECARTMIAGRPEFAPGTYAATVLAPLEKATFVPDVVIFTLWPEQAMWLCCAQTYTSGKRQVFNTSGYNSTCADLTVKVMQTGEMNISFGCYGARASSEIDDFELYISIPYGQLQLLVKALQQLSLKSIPEERKKIYMHPVMDNIRKPSEKVNGRVELQVNQEQCNGCGLCEAFCPVAVFEMFEAKGARKARPVLVDKCSACYTCVGQCPQKAIQLRIRI; encoded by the coding sequence ATGGATAATGAGCAACTGGCAAAATCGTTGCAACAAATACTGGGTCTGCGGTGGTCGCCGGTGGCCTTGCGACTGATGAGGCCAGGGGAGGGAATACCGGAAGGATTGATGGAGCCTCCGATGCCGCTCCGGCATTGCCAGTCAATTATTGTGGCCCGGCGGGGAAACTGCCTGTATCTGCCGCCCCGCAAGCACGCATGCCCTGATGGAGCAGGTGTGCTGGGGCTTGTGGAAATGTCACCAAAGTTGAGATCAGGAGAACTGTACCTGCTCTTCAAAAAGCTGCCGAATCTTGAGTGCGCCAGAACCATGATTGCCGGCAGGCCGGAATTTGCCCCCGGAACCTATGCTGCAACGGTGCTGGCACCGCTGGAAAAAGCAACGTTTGTACCTGACGTGGTTATATTTACGCTCTGGCCGGAACAGGCGATGTGGCTTTGCTGTGCCCAGACTTATACGTCTGGAAAAAGGCAGGTGTTCAATACCTCCGGGTACAACTCCACCTGTGCCGATCTGACAGTCAAAGTTATGCAGACCGGGGAAATGAACATTTCCTTCGGCTGTTATGGGGCCCGCGCTTCAAGTGAGATAGATGACTTTGAGCTTTATATCTCTATACCCTATGGGCAGCTTCAATTGCTGGTTAAGGCACTTCAACAGTTGTCATTAAAGAGCATACCTGAGGAAAGAAAAAAGATCTATATGCACCCGGTTATGGATAATATCCGGAAACCCAGTGAAAAAGTAAACGGCAGAGTCGAATTGCAGGTGAACCAGGAGCAGTGCAATGGATGCGGTTTGTGCGAGGCTTTCTGCCCCGTTGCGGTTTTCGAAATGTTCGAAGCAAAAGGTGCAAGAAAGGCGCGTCCTGTTTTGGTTGATAAATGCAGTGCCTGTTATACCTGCGTCGGGCAGTGCCCCCAAAAGGCTATCCAGCTGAGAATCAGGATTTGA
- a CDS encoding molybdopterin-dependent oxidoreductase, with protein sequence MIQIKKVACHFCHMNCGMLAYVEDGVVIKVIGDPEHPFNQGAQCSRGVSALDHLYHPNRINYPLKRVGERGSGRFARVSWEEALDDIAERLKQLISQYGAETVSTIGGTNRTDDFARRRFFNLLGSPNVAHTAPVCWIPNFLAETSSYGWGSFDAEVMNGARCVVVWGHNPGASYLPEMRGLLQARETFGTKIIVIDPRFSETAAKADLWLPIRPNSDNALALAWLNVIINEGLYDMEFVSEWTVGFGELAERVQEYTPEWAAEKTGISAELIIEAARMYATSKPACIMWGVATDQLGRGSTAGAQARVALRAICGNLDVPGGDVMPGPHPTFITDWEMELNEKLPEEQRAKQLGSDRFKLNSWPGYQLITENLVRVWGKSIPAEWFCEANPPVLFRAMATGKPYPVKAAIVLADNPLVSYANTKLVYQALKNLDLLVVMEYWMTPTAVLADYVLPAASWLERPVLTTTYGVSDWLVASERAIKPLYERKTDYEFWRELGIRLGQEEYWPWETDEEVFKYRLEKLGYEIESYEEFVQKYRYDFAPREYRKYLTRGFATPSGKVELKNSTLERLGYDPLPHYVEPPFSPEARPELAEEYPLTLIAGGGFNPFFHSEHREITRLRLVSPYPRVAINPRLAEQYGIKDGDWIWIETPTGKVKQRAVLTAAVAPDTIQAERGWWYPEKEIEEPVLMGVFESNINVCLDDDPDTCDEACGSWCTRGVRCRISKVGEGS encoded by the coding sequence ATGATCCAGATAAAAAAGGTCGCGTGTCACTTTTGTCATATGAACTGCGGGATGCTGGCCTATGTCGAGGACGGGGTGGTGATTAAAGTAATCGGGGATCCAGAGCATCCCTTTAACCAGGGGGCCCAATGCTCGCGAGGGGTCTCGGCGCTTGATCACTTGTATCACCCGAATCGCATTAACTACCCGCTGAAAAGAGTCGGAGAAAGAGGCTCGGGCCGGTTTGCAAGGGTGAGCTGGGAAGAAGCGCTGGATGATATTGCTGAGAGGCTTAAGCAGTTAATATCACAGTACGGCGCCGAGACCGTTTCAACTATCGGTGGCACCAATAGGACCGATGATTTTGCACGCAGGCGCTTTTTTAACCTGCTGGGGAGCCCCAACGTTGCTCATACGGCGCCGGTTTGCTGGATACCCAATTTTTTAGCAGAGACCTCTTCATATGGATGGGGCTCCTTCGATGCCGAAGTAATGAACGGAGCCAGATGCGTGGTGGTATGGGGCCATAATCCCGGGGCCTCGTACCTGCCGGAGATGCGGGGCCTGCTCCAGGCCAGAGAAACCTTCGGCACCAAAATCATCGTCATCGACCCCCGCTTCAGCGAAACAGCCGCAAAAGCCGATCTCTGGCTGCCCATCAGGCCGAACAGCGACAACGCCCTGGCCCTGGCCTGGCTCAACGTCATCATCAACGAAGGGCTGTACGACATGGAATTCGTAAGCGAGTGGACCGTAGGCTTTGGAGAGCTGGCCGAGCGGGTGCAGGAATACACCCCCGAATGGGCAGCAGAGAAGACCGGGATTTCAGCCGAACTGATAATAGAAGCCGCCAGGATGTACGCAACCTCCAAGCCAGCCTGCATCATGTGGGGAGTAGCCACCGATCAGCTGGGGAGAGGGAGCACCGCAGGAGCCCAGGCGAGAGTAGCCCTGAGGGCGATCTGCGGCAACCTCGACGTGCCCGGAGGGGACGTCATGCCCGGACCCCACCCCACCTTCATCACAGACTGGGAAATGGAACTCAACGAAAAGCTGCCAGAGGAGCAGAGAGCCAAGCAGCTGGGGTCCGACCGGTTCAAGCTCAACAGCTGGCCGGGGTATCAGTTGATAACCGAGAACCTGGTGCGGGTCTGGGGGAAGAGCATACCGGCCGAATGGTTCTGCGAAGCCAACCCGCCGGTATTATTCCGGGCGATGGCCACCGGAAAACCCTACCCCGTCAAAGCAGCGATAGTGCTGGCCGACAACCCCCTGGTATCCTACGCCAACACCAAGCTGGTCTATCAAGCCTTGAAAAACCTCGACCTCCTCGTAGTCATGGAATACTGGATGACACCCACAGCAGTACTTGCGGACTACGTGTTGCCGGCAGCATCCTGGCTGGAAAGGCCAGTACTGACCACAACATACGGCGTTTCCGACTGGCTGGTAGCCTCGGAGAGGGCAATCAAGCCCCTGTACGAACGCAAAACCGACTATGAATTCTGGAGAGAACTCGGCATCAGGCTCGGGCAGGAAGAATACTGGCCCTGGGAAACCGACGAAGAAGTCTTCAAATACCGTCTTGAGAAGCTCGGTTACGAAATAGAGAGCTACGAAGAATTCGTTCAAAAATACCGCTACGACTTTGCGCCCAGGGAATACAGGAAATACCTGACCCGGGGATTTGCGACACCATCCGGGAAGGTGGAGCTGAAAAACTCCACACTGGAGAGGCTGGGTTACGACCCCCTGCCGCATTATGTGGAGCCGCCGTTCAGCCCTGAAGCCAGGCCGGAACTGGCTGAGGAGTATCCGCTTACCCTGATTGCCGGCGGAGGGTTCAATCCCTTTTTCCATTCGGAACACCGTGAAATAACCAGGTTAAGGCTCGTAAGCCCCTATCCCAGGGTTGCCATTAATCCACGCCTGGCGGAGCAGTACGGAATCAAAGACGGCGACTGGATCTGGATCGAAACACCGACCGGTAAAGTTAAACAGAGGGCGGTTTTAACTGCGGCGGTAGCGCCGGACACCATTCAGGCGGAAAGAGGCTGGTGGTATCCTGAGAAAGAAATCGAAGAACCGGTACTCATGGGAGTTTTTGAATCCAATATCAACGTCTGCCTTGACGATGACCCTGACACCTGCGACGAGGCCTGCGGAAGCTGGTGCACGCGCGGCGTCAGATGTCGGATTTCTAAGGTGGGGGAGGGCAGCTAA
- a CDS encoding 4Fe-4S dicluster domain-containing protein, with protein sequence MRWGMLIDLKKCIGCHACTVACQQEHNLPFGERWNRVLRVGPVGEYPNLTSYFLPVPCMHCEDAPCVDGCPTGASRKRADGIVVVDELKCVGCKFCMVACPYGVRHYNEEKGIVEKCIMCFDRLDEGKAPRCVETCQLKARYIGDLDDPNSEIVQLIRKKSARPLHEELGTRPAVYYIFP encoded by the coding sequence ATGCGCTGGGGAATGTTAATAGATCTAAAAAAATGTATCGGTTGTCACGCATGCACTGTGGCCTGCCAGCAAGAGCACAATCTACCGTTTGGGGAGAGGTGGAACAGGGTGCTACGGGTGGGGCCCGTGGGGGAATATCCTAACTTAACTTCTTATTTCTTGCCTGTTCCCTGCATGCACTGTGAAGATGCTCCTTGTGTTGACGGATGCCCCACCGGAGCCAGCCGCAAACGGGCAGACGGGATCGTGGTTGTTGACGAGCTGAAATGCGTCGGCTGTAAGTTCTGCATGGTTGCCTGCCCTTATGGAGTGCGGCATTACAACGAAGAAAAAGGTATTGTAGAAAAATGCATCATGTGTTTCGACAGGCTTGATGAGGGAAAGGCTCCAAGGTGTGTAGAGACCTGCCAGTTGAAAGCTCGCTATATCGGAGACCTTGACGACCCTAACAGTGAGATTGTGCAGCTGATACGCAAGAAGAGTGCGAGGCCCCTGCATGAGGAATTGGGGACGAGACCGGCGGTTTATTATATCTTTCCATAG
- the nrfD gene encoding polysulfide reductase NrfD, whose translation METKQEYWGSLAAGYFFLAALGAMMFVIAAVLDLAGVALAGQINGWVSLVALIVTGIGALLLTVELGDKTKFYLVMTKPSSIMSLGAMMMSAFMVIALVYTTTFFSFVPWYPAYGLREVLAVLGIIAAVGLVAYPGLELGEARGRAFWNGSGLVPLFLVNGASSGIAGVILMSVILGEAQSPAILKLNGGIWFGFIVAQVILLTGYLLGIKNTGVEEARRAVAGILQGDLRVKFWWGVVVAGALMPLIMYLFGNSPALLAAKAILVLIGCACFRCVFLQAAVRRSLPGEESEWMSAQEEAKLGLQLEKRWKEKEAWLYGGK comes from the coding sequence ATGGAGACAAAACAGGAATACTGGGGATCTCTTGCTGCAGGATATTTTTTCCTGGCTGCGCTGGGAGCCATGATGTTTGTTATCGCAGCTGTTCTCGACCTGGCCGGGGTTGCTCTGGCCGGCCAAATAAACGGCTGGGTGAGCCTTGTTGCGCTAATTGTAACGGGGATTGGTGCTTTGTTATTGACTGTAGAGCTTGGTGATAAGACGAAGTTCTACCTGGTGATGACTAAGCCTTCGTCTATCATGAGTTTGGGCGCAATGATGATGAGTGCGTTCATGGTCATTGCTCTTGTGTATACAACTACTTTCTTTAGTTTTGTTCCCTGGTATCCGGCTTACGGGTTGCGGGAAGTCCTGGCGGTGCTGGGGATCATTGCAGCGGTAGGGCTGGTGGCCTACCCCGGACTGGAGCTAGGGGAGGCCAGAGGACGGGCGTTCTGGAACGGAAGTGGCCTGGTGCCGTTGTTTCTGGTAAATGGCGCCTCAAGCGGCATTGCCGGCGTGATTCTCATGTCGGTTATACTCGGGGAGGCGCAAAGTCCGGCCATCCTGAAACTTAACGGCGGCATCTGGTTCGGCTTTATAGTCGCTCAGGTGATCTTGTTGACGGGATACCTGTTGGGTATCAAAAACACGGGTGTCGAAGAAGCAAGAAGGGCGGTCGCCGGCATTTTACAGGGTGACTTGAGGGTGAAATTCTGGTGGGGTGTCGTTGTGGCAGGGGCATTGATGCCGTTGATCATGTATCTCTTCGGCAACAGCCCGGCCCTGTTAGCGGCCAAAGCCATCCTGGTCCTCATCGGTTGCGCCTGTTTCAGGTGCGTGTTCTTACAGGCTGCGGTAAGAAGGAGCCTCCCGGGTGAAGAAAGCGAGTGGATGAGCGCGCAGGAAGAAGCCAAACTGGGGCTTCAACTTGAAAAGCGATGGAAGGAAAAGGAAGCATGGCTTTATGGGGGAAAATAG
- a CDS encoding GNAT family N-acetyltransferase, which produces MEYIISFARKADEEGVRRLLSEHKMGMLGEVEDYVVLKSAGEVCAVGRLVQTGKDYFHLEVFGVKNGLRRKGVGGLLLSKIISSPGEYCRCASIVPGAYKVTTVARGEAASFYIKHGFRPCSFSNLASPYDVQCDDCPDRGTCRPLPMMFEGC; this is translated from the coding sequence TTGGAGTACATTATTTCATTCGCCAGAAAAGCAGATGAAGAGGGTGTTCGGAGGCTCCTGTCCGAACACAAAATGGGAATGCTCGGAGAGGTCGAGGATTATGTGGTTTTAAAGTCGGCAGGGGAGGTCTGTGCGGTAGGAAGATTGGTACAAACGGGAAAGGACTACTTTCACCTTGAAGTTTTTGGAGTAAAAAATGGACTGCGCCGGAAGGGGGTAGGCGGTTTGTTGCTGTCCAAGATTATCAGCAGTCCCGGGGAGTATTGCCGCTGTGCAAGCATTGTGCCGGGAGCTTATAAAGTTACCACGGTGGCGAGAGGAGAGGCTGCAAGTTTTTACATAAAGCACGGGTTCAGACCCTGCAGCTTCTCAAACCTTGCTTCTCCGTATGATGTACAGTGCGATGACTGCCCGGACCGCGGAACCTGCAGGCCGCTGCCGATGATGTTCGAGGGGTGTTAG
- a CDS encoding MBL fold metallo-hydrolase: MSVRLQFRILGSGAGTGVPSFFCSCPGCLEARSKKEYARTRSCAVVETGAGTVLVDASPDLRSQLVREMITSVDCVFLTHWHYDHYSGLGELEYYVKLERKEKLPLYLPPSAVMQFETVFPNLADVFHSAPWQFFQRYGFGGIYITPLPANHSVETAGFLIESSSSKIAYFPDTAGLPEATARKVRGVDFLVCDATFYGENWFPEAHMSVKEAIQLGRQVEAKRTVLTHLSIHYSRPVTSEELEKEAARHQGVVVARDGMSLNLRECLLLHTGLLS, translated from the coding sequence GTGTCGGTCAGGCTACAGTTTAGAATACTAGGCTCGGGAGCGGGCACAGGTGTACCCTCCTTTTTCTGCAGCTGCCCAGGGTGCCTGGAAGCAAGAAGTAAAAAAGAGTATGCACGCACCCGCAGCTGTGCCGTGGTGGAGACTGGTGCGGGGACGGTATTGGTGGATGCCTCACCCGATCTCAGGAGTCAGCTTGTGAGGGAAATGATAACCAGTGTCGACTGTGTTTTTCTTACCCACTGGCATTACGATCACTATTCCGGCCTTGGCGAGCTCGAGTATTATGTAAAGCTCGAGCGGAAAGAAAAGCTTCCCCTCTACCTGCCACCGAGTGCTGTGATGCAGTTTGAAACCGTTTTTCCCAACCTGGCAGATGTGTTTCATTCAGCTCCCTGGCAGTTTTTCCAGCGTTATGGATTCGGCGGGATATATATAACCCCTCTGCCGGCCAACCATAGCGTGGAAACGGCAGGATTTCTGATCGAATCAAGCAGCAGCAAAATCGCCTACTTCCCCGATACTGCCGGTCTGCCGGAAGCAACGGCCAGAAAAGTTCGCGGTGTCGACTTTCTTGTGTGCGATGCCACATTTTACGGCGAAAACTGGTTTCCGGAGGCCCACATGTCGGTAAAAGAGGCGATCCAGCTTGGAAGACAGGTGGAAGCAAAAAGAACCGTGCTCACACACCTTTCCATACATTACAGCCGGCCGGTAACCAGCGAAGAGCTTGAGAAAGAAGCGGCCAGGCATCAGGGTGTTGTAGTAGCTCGCGATGGAATGAGCCTGAATCTGAGAGAATGCCTTCTTTTACACACCGGCCTGCTCTCTTGA
- a CDS encoding flavin reductase family protein gives MKKSLGARALAYPTPVWVIGTYDSKGRANMATAAWVGICASNPPAVFVSFRRDRYTCANIMEKKAFTVNIPSENYIEETDYFGIKTGRKHDKLAGVGLIPVKSDMVDAPYIKEFPCVIECRLLNYVEIGSHTAFIGEILDVKIEEAMLGNGDIPDIERLKPLLLMPCSTSYYGIGKYLGKVYSIGESI, from the coding sequence ATAAAAAAATCACTTGGTGCGCGGGCGCTCGCTTATCCCACTCCTGTATGGGTTATTGGGACGTACGATAGTAAAGGCAGGGCGAACATGGCAACGGCAGCCTGGGTGGGCATATGTGCTTCTAATCCGCCTGCTGTTTTCGTTTCCTTCAGGAGAGATAGATATACCTGTGCCAACATAATGGAAAAGAAAGCTTTTACCGTTAATATCCCCTCAGAAAATTACATAGAGGAAACAGATTATTTTGGGATTAAAACCGGGAGAAAACATGATAAGTTGGCAGGAGTAGGGCTTATACCTGTAAAGAGTGATATGGTGGATGCCCCTTATATAAAGGAATTTCCCTGCGTTATCGAATGTAGGCTGCTTAATTACGTTGAAATTGGATCGCACACTGCATTTATCGGTGAGATTCTGGATGTAAAAATAGAGGAGGCAATGCTTGGAAACGGTGATATTCCGGATATAGAGAGATTAAAACCGCTGCTCTTAATGCCGTGTAGCACTTCTTATTACGGTATTGGGAAATATCTTGGAAAAGTCTACTCAATCG